Proteins encoded together in one Quercus lobata isolate SW786 chromosome 3, ValleyOak3.0 Primary Assembly, whole genome shotgun sequence window:
- the LOC115978774 gene encoding phosphate transporter PHO1 homolog 3-like isoform X1, whose amino-acid sequence MKFGKEFTAQMVPEWQEAYMDYIQLKSLLKEIQRFKQISKPPTTPDGLKRKLTLYRAFSGLTQRNNHPTGPSSVSNDIESHAIFVNSVNNGGSQSYQTTFLMSSDEGGEYEFVYFRRLDDELNKVNKFYKAKVDEVMKEAAMLNKQMDALIAFRIKVEKPEGGFDRSGEMTRLASDVAASTAALAASTPKRARSSIRRVPMPMDVIEEGPSSHGPSSDESSDDKDDKENEIVNPKVREQKPKNLKANRPAPLEILSHVKMNNTLETPRSTIKGLLKHPMHTELNYTRENLRKVEDQLKPAFVEFYQKLRLLKNYSFLNTLAFSKIMKKYDKITSRKASKSYMKMVDNSYFGSSDEITKLMERAEATFIKHFSNSNRTDGMKILRPQAIRERHRITFSTGFLAGCSVALILALILIVRARKLMAKKEAIQYMDNVFPLYSLFGFIVLHMFTFAANIYFWRRYRVNYSFIFGFKQGSELGYLEVLLLSFGLAVLALTCVLLNLDMEVDSTTKDYGTYTELLPLILVLLVLFILFCPFNIMYRTSRFFFLTCVFHCICAPLYKVTLLDFFLADQFTSQVQALRSLEFYICYFGWGDFKQRLHNCEASNVYNTFLFIVALIPYWSRLLQCLRRLFEEKDPMQGYNGIKYFLTIVAVSLRTAYSLDKGMHWKSLAWISSVIAAMVSTYWDLVIDWGLLQRRSKNRWLRDKLLIHNKSVYFGAMVLNVLLRFAWMQTVLGLKVSFLHTKSLVAIVASLEIIRRGMWNFFRLENEHLNNVGKYRAFKSVPLPFNYDEDEDKDE is encoded by the exons ATGAAATTTGGGAAGGAATTCACAGCACAAATGGTGCCTGAATGGCAAGAAGCATACATGGATTACATTCAACTTAAATCCCTTTTGAAAGAAATCCAACGCTTCAAGCAAATAAGCAAGCCACCAACAACCCCAGATGGCCTTAAACGAAAGCTCACACTTTATAGAGCTTTTAGTGGCTTAACACAAAGAAACAACCACCCCACTGGCCCATCATCAGTTTCTAATGACATTGAAAGCCACGCCATTTTTGTAAATTCTGTGAACAATGGTGGCTCACAAAGTTATCAAACTACATTTCTCATGTCCTCTGATGAAGGTGGTGAATATGAGTTTGTTTACTTTAGGAGGCTTGATGATGAACTAAATAAAGTGAACAAGTTTTACAAGGCTAAAGTGGATGAGGTGATGAAGGAAGCAGCTATGCTGAACAAGCAAATGGATGCTTTGATTGCTTTTAGGATCAAAGTGGAGAAACCTGAAGGAGGTTTTGATAGGTCTGGGGAGATGACTCGTCTTGCTTCTGATGTTGCTGCTTCAACAGCTGCGTTGGCTGCTTCTACACCAAAAAGGGCCCGATCAAGCATTA GAAGAGTACCCATGCCCATGGATGTGATTGAAGAGGGTCCGAGCAGCCATGGACCATCATCAGATGAGTCAAGTGATGATAAAGATGACAAAGAGAATGAAATTGTCAACCCAAAGGTTCGAGAACAGAAGCCAAAGAACCTGAAGGCCAATAGACCAGCTCCTCTTGAAATACTTAGTCATGTGAAAATGAACAACACTCTAGAGACTCCTCGTTCAACCATTAAGGGCTTACTCAAGCACCCTATGCATACAGAGCTGAATTACACTAGGGAAAATTTGAGGAAAGTTGAAGATCAACTTAAGCCagcttttgttgaattttacCAGAAGCTTAGGCTCCTAAAGAACTACAG CTTCTTGAATACATTGGCATTTTCAAAGATCATGAAGAAATATGATAAG ATCACTTCAAGGAAAGCATCAAAATCTTACATGAAAATGGTGGATAACTCCTACTTTGGCAGCTCTGATGAG ATTACCAAACTTATGGAAAGGGCCGAAGCTACATTCATCAAACATTTCTCCAATTCGAACCGCACTGATGGCATGAAAATCTTAAGACCCCAGGCAATAAGAGAAAGACATAGGATAACATTTTCCActg GTTTTTTGGCTGGCTGCTCTGTAGCTCTAATATTAGCCCTTATTTTAATTGTCCGTGCGCGCAAACTCATGGCTAAGAAAGAGGCAATACAGTACATGGACAACGTGTTTCCCCTTTATAG CTTGTTTGGCTTTATAGTTTTGCACATGTTTACGTTTGCTGCCAATATATACTTCTGGAGGCGATATCGGGTCAATTATTCCTTCATATTTGGATTCAAGCAAGGATCCGAGTTGGGGTATCTAGAAGTTCTCCTCCTCAGTTTTGGTCTTGCAGTGCTAGCATTAACCTGTGTGCTCTTAAACCTTGATATGGAGGTAGattcaacaacaaaagattATGGAACATACACCGAACTTCTGCCTCTGATCTTGGTTTTA CTTGTACTCTTCATATTATTCTGTCCATTTAACATCATGTATCGCACAAGTCGTTTCTTCTTCCTTACATGTGTCTTTCACTGTATTTGTGCTCCTTTGTACAAG GTGACACTCCTAGATTTCTTCTTGGCAGATCAATTCACTAGCCAG GTGCAAGCCTTGAGAAGTTTGGAGTTCTACATTTGCTACTTTGGTTGGGGAGACTTCAAGCAGAGACTTCACAACTGTGAAGCAAGCAATGTATACAATACTTTCCTTTTCATTGTTGCTCTAATTCCATACTGGTCTCGACTCCTTCAG tgCCTCAGGCGCCTGTTTGAAGAGAAAGATCCTATGCAAGGATATAATGGCATTAAATATTTTCTGACTATAGTGGCTGTTAGTTTGAGGACTGCTTATAGTCTTGACAAGGGAATGCATTGGAAAAGTTTAGCTTGGATTTCCTCAGTCATTGCAGCAATGGTTTCTACATATTGGGACCTAGTTATAGATTGGGGGCTTCTTCAACGTCGATCTAAGAACCGCTGGTTGAGAGACAAGCTCCTAATCCATAACAAAAGTGTATATTTTGGAGCCATG GTGTTGAATGTGTTGCTGAGATTTGCATGGATGCAGACTGTATTGGGTTTAAAAGTGTCTTTCTTACATACAAAGTCCTTAGTAGCCATTGTAGCT